One genomic segment of Synechocystis sp. LKSZ1 includes these proteins:
- a CDS encoding glycosyltransferase: protein MPLSSSPSSTVSGVSVPTAPLLSSPTWLRWLGLGLLAVLGFTLMLDLSQWLQTCQTLILGPVLLPLVTSLFTIPTNPSPLILFWPTVVFVLLTQALIYLSPRPNRWSRALIIAIVSAFLLRYLVWRLGFSLNFDNALNGGFSLLLLVAESVGLASTLIQFLLLPHSRDRQREADIYSQAVLTGQYQPTVDVLIPTHNEPVFILKRTIIACQALDYTPKTIYVLDDGGRPEIEQLCQKLGCYYLAYPDNHQAKGGNLNFGLRHTQGELIAVFDADFVPTRNFLTRTVGFFQQENLALVQTPQSFYNADPIATNLGLAGQLTSEEESFYRQIQPMKDGARSVLCAGTSFVMRRQALERIGGFDTDSLSEDYFTGIRLSAEGYDLAYLDEKLSAGLAAESISTHLMQRLRWGQGTLQAFFIQANPLTIPGLNWRQRLAHLEGLLNWFGVLPRVCFLLIPFLYAVFGIVPLRVTAAEAFYFFVPYYCLQLSTFHWLNYRSRSIFLSELYALVSFFPVSITVVQTLLNPFGKKFNVTPKGLLRKRYRYDYQLAFPVIIFLLITLLSLYWITTDAYGKGHFNLSIVWGCFNLLFLTAALNAFLDVPKVDFYTWLTVQKPVTLLFPQGLVSGEVVKISEKGAELRLKTPTLPQNTFELVFTETALQLPAKALAQYPERDGSRLSIEFAPLSLEQERQLIEFLFCQPGTWPYRQSPGELGSLELILKSLLRPWQIHRQNHLLSRDRLPQLGQ, encoded by the coding sequence ATGCCCCTTTCGTCTTCTCCCTCCTCCACTGTCTCTGGGGTCTCCGTTCCCACTGCTCCGCTTCTTTCTTCGCCTACATGGCTCCGCTGGCTCGGTCTAGGTCTCCTAGCCGTTTTGGGGTTTACCCTCATGCTTGACCTGAGTCAATGGCTCCAGACTTGCCAAACGCTCATTCTAGGGCCGGTTTTACTTCCCCTGGTCACCAGCCTTTTCACGATTCCGACGAATCCTTCTCCCCTCATTCTTTTCTGGCCAACGGTGGTTTTTGTCCTGTTGACTCAAGCCCTAATCTATCTGTCTCCCCGGCCCAATCGTTGGTCGCGGGCCCTGATCATTGCCATTGTGTCGGCATTTCTCCTGCGCTATCTCGTTTGGCGACTGGGGTTTAGCCTGAACTTCGATAATGCTCTCAATGGGGGTTTTAGTCTTTTGTTATTGGTTGCGGAAAGCGTTGGCTTGGCCTCGACGCTGATCCAGTTTTTGCTCTTGCCCCATAGCCGAGACCGCCAACGGGAAGCAGATATTTATAGTCAAGCGGTGCTGACTGGGCAGTATCAACCAACGGTGGATGTGCTAATTCCCACCCACAATGAACCGGTATTCATTCTTAAGCGCACGATTATTGCTTGCCAGGCCCTGGACTATACCCCTAAAACGATCTATGTCCTCGATGATGGCGGCCGTCCTGAAATTGAGCAACTCTGCCAAAAACTCGGCTGTTATTATCTGGCCTATCCCGACAATCACCAGGCCAAGGGGGGCAACCTGAATTTTGGCCTCCGCCACACCCAGGGGGAACTGATTGCGGTGTTTGATGCGGATTTTGTTCCGACTCGTAACTTTTTGACCCGTACCGTGGGCTTTTTCCAACAGGAAAATCTGGCCTTGGTGCAAACCCCCCAGAGTTTTTATAATGCTGACCCCATCGCCACGAATTTAGGCCTGGCGGGCCAATTGACCAGTGAAGAAGAATCCTTTTATCGTCAGATCCAACCGATGAAGGACGGGGCCAGGAGTGTCCTCTGTGCAGGGACATCCTTTGTGATGCGTCGTCAGGCCCTGGAGCGTATTGGGGGGTTTGATACCGATTCCTTGAGTGAGGACTATTTCACCGGCATTCGTCTCTCCGCTGAAGGCTATGACCTGGCCTATTTAGATGAAAAACTCAGTGCTGGCCTGGCGGCGGAAAGCATTTCTACCCATTTGATGCAGCGTCTGCGCTGGGGCCAGGGAACCCTCCAGGCTTTTTTTATCCAGGCCAATCCACTGACCATTCCGGGGTTAAATTGGCGACAACGCCTGGCCCACCTAGAGGGCCTGTTGAATTGGTTTGGGGTCTTACCGCGGGTTTGTTTTTTATTGATTCCCTTTCTCTACGCCGTTTTTGGCATTGTGCCCCTGCGGGTTACGGCCGCCGAGGCTTTCTATTTCTTTGTACCCTATTATTGCCTGCAATTGAGTACCTTTCATTGGCTCAATTATCGTTCCCGCTCCATTTTTCTTTCGGAACTCTATGCGCTTGTCTCCTTTTTTCCGGTGAGCATTACCGTTGTACAAACCCTGCTCAATCCCTTCGGTAAAAAGTTTAACGTCACTCCCAAGGGCCTGCTAAGAAAGCGCTACCGCTACGATTACCAATTAGCTTTTCCGGTAATTATTTTTCTGCTGATTACCCTGCTGAGCTTGTACTGGATCACGACGGATGCCTACGGCAAGGGCCATTTTAATTTGTCGATTGTTTGGGGTTGTTTTAATCTGCTGTTTCTGACGGCGGCCCTCAATGCTTTCTTGGATGTGCCCAAGGTGGATTTCTACACCTGGCTAACAGTACAAAAACCTGTCACCCTGCTCTTTCCCCAAGGATTGGTCTCCGGAGAAGTGGTCAAAATTTCGGAAAAAGGGGCGGAACTGCGGCTAAAAACGCCAACACTCCCCCAAAACACCTTTGAACTCGTGTTTACGGAAACGGCCTTGCAATTACCGGCCAAGGCCCTGGCTCAATATCCAGAGCGAGATGGCTCTCGCCTCAGTATCGAATTTGCTCCCCTGAGCCTGGAGCAGGAACGTCAATTAATTGAATTCCTCTTTTGTCAACCGGGCACCTGGCCCTACCGCCAAAGCCCTGGTGAATTAGGATCATTAGAACTAATTCTCAAAAGTCTGCTCAGGCCCTGGCAGATCCACCGACAAAACCATTTATTGTCCAGGGACAGATTACCCCAGTTGGGCCAGTAG
- a CDS encoding metal ABC transporter permease — protein sequence MDLWHWLLVPLQHQFMIKALLVSALVGLVCAALSCFMILKGWALMGDAVSHAVMPGVVLAYAFNLPLALGAFVFGVGSVLAIGFIQARTRIKEDTVIGIVFTGFFAFGLVLISKIRSSVDLTHILFGNVLGIANEDIIQTAIISLITLATLALLRKDLLLFCFDSTHARSIGLNTDFLYYTLLSLLSLTAVAGLQTVGIILVVAMLITPGATAYLLCDRFDQMLGLAMASGVLSSLLGTYLSYYLDGSTGGCIVVVQTLFFLLALVFAPKHGLLAQRQRQE from the coding sequence ATGGATCTCTGGCACTGGTTGCTGGTTCCCCTCCAACACCAATTCATGATCAAGGCCCTGCTGGTGAGTGCCTTGGTGGGCCTGGTCTGTGCGGCCCTGTCCTGCTTTATGATCCTCAAGGGTTGGGCCTTGATGGGGGATGCCGTGTCCCATGCGGTGATGCCCGGTGTCGTCTTGGCCTATGCCTTTAATCTGCCCCTGGCCCTGGGGGCCTTTGTCTTTGGGGTCGGCTCTGTGTTGGCCATCGGTTTTATCCAAGCCCGGACGCGGATTAAGGAAGATACCGTCATTGGCATTGTCTTTACGGGTTTTTTTGCCTTTGGCCTAGTGCTAATCTCGAAGATTCGCAGTTCTGTGGATTTAACCCATATTTTGTTTGGCAACGTTTTGGGCATTGCCAACGAAGATATTATTCAAACCGCCATTATTAGTCTGATCACCCTAGCAACCCTGGCCCTGCTCCGCAAGGATTTACTACTGTTTTGCTTTGATTCCACTCACGCCCGCTCCATTGGCCTGAATACCGATTTTCTCTACTACACTCTGCTGTCCCTCCTGTCCTTGACCGCCGTTGCTGGCCTACAAACTGTGGGTATTATTTTGGTCGTTGCTATGCTGATTACCCCCGGTGCGACGGCTTACCTCCTCTGTGATCGCTTTGACCAAATGTTAGGGCTGGCCATGGCGTCAGGCGTATTATCCAGTTTGCTGGGAACCTACCTGAGTTACTACCTTGATGGCTCCACGGGGGGCTGTATTGTGGTGGTACAGACCCTATTTTTCCTACTGGCCCTGGTGTTTGCGCCCAAGCATGGCCTGTTGGCCCAGAGACAACGACAGGAATAA
- a CDS encoding metal ABC transporter ATP-binding protein: MALTSPSIEIQNLTVAYHGKVALHGASLQLQAGSICGLVGMNGAGKSTLFKAIMGFVPPRSGRVLIQGLSVRQAQKRHWLAYVPQAEEVDWQFPVSVHEVVMMGRYGYLNFLRMPRPEDKARVRRSLEQVELWDLRDRQIGELSGGQKKRAFLARALAQQAAILLLDEPFAGVDVKTEKLMIDLLIQLRDLGHTILISTHNLDSITTFCDQVVLINRTILAYGATSEVFTPENLQRTFSANVAPLAPVSDPWLSLREAA; the protein is encoded by the coding sequence ATGGCCCTAACCTCCCCTAGTATCGAGATTCAAAATTTGACCGTGGCCTACCACGGCAAGGTGGCCCTGCACGGAGCCTCTCTGCAACTCCAGGCCGGTTCTATCTGTGGCCTCGTCGGAATGAATGGCGCCGGTAAATCGACCCTGTTTAAAGCGATCATGGGTTTTGTACCACCCCGTAGCGGCCGGGTTTTGATTCAAGGCCTTTCGGTGCGCCAGGCCCAAAAACGCCATTGGCTGGCCTACGTGCCGCAAGCGGAGGAGGTGGATTGGCAATTTCCGGTCAGTGTGCATGAGGTGGTGATGATGGGCCGTTACGGCTATCTCAATTTTCTACGAATGCCCCGTCCGGAGGACAAGGCCAGGGTGCGACGCAGTCTAGAGCAAGTGGAATTGTGGGATTTACGCGACCGGCAAATTGGCGAACTATCGGGCGGTCAAAAAAAACGAGCCTTTCTGGCTCGGGCCCTGGCCCAACAGGCCGCCATTCTGCTATTGGATGAACCCTTTGCCGGCGTGGATGTGAAAACGGAAAAGTTAATGATTGATCTGCTCATCCAACTACGGGATCTGGGCCATACCATCCTGATTTCCACCCATAATCTGGATTCCATCACCACCTTTTGTGACCAAGTCGTGTTGATTAACCGCACGATTTTGGCCTACGGGGCCACCTCGGAGGTGTTTACCCCGGAAAATCTGCAACGCACCTTTAGTGCCAATGTCGCGCCGCTAGCTCCGGTATCTGACCCCTGGTTATCCCTACGGGAGGCGGCCTGA
- a CDS encoding metal ABC transporter substrate-binding protein, with protein MQRFGVNLGISLLFFLGLTGCQGESSRPPSSQNAGQPVVLTTFTVIADMAQNVAGDRLQVESITKPGAEVHGYQPTPSDLERGQEAKLILDNGFNLERWAQRFYQNLPQVAHVTLSEGITPIPIQSDAYQGKPNPHAWMSPANALIYVDNIRQALVKLDPANTEIYNRNAQAYRQRIQALDQKLKTVIATLPKNQRYLVTCEGAFAYLAKDYGLENIYIWPTNAEQQATPQQVSRVIETVKDKKIPAVFCESTVSDKAQRQVAQESGAKFAGVFYVDSLSPPEGPAPTYLQLLEHNLNTLINGLSNPS; from the coding sequence ATGCAACGCTTTGGGGTCAATCTGGGTATTAGTCTTCTGTTCTTTCTGGGTCTAACGGGCTGTCAGGGGGAAAGTTCTCGGCCACCCTCGTCTCAAAACGCTGGCCAGCCGGTGGTGTTAACGACGTTTACCGTCATTGCCGATATGGCCCAAAATGTGGCGGGAGACCGCTTGCAGGTGGAATCGATTACCAAGCCAGGAGCCGAAGTACACGGCTATCAGCCAACCCCGAGTGATCTAGAGCGGGGCCAGGAGGCCAAGCTCATCCTAGACAATGGCTTTAACCTAGAGCGTTGGGCCCAGCGTTTTTACCAGAATTTACCCCAGGTGGCCCATGTCACGCTAAGTGAGGGCATTACCCCCATCCCTATCCAATCCGATGCTTACCAGGGCAAGCCCAACCCCCACGCCTGGATGTCTCCGGCCAATGCCCTGATCTATGTGGACAATATCCGCCAGGCCTTGGTAAAGCTTGACCCAGCTAACACCGAAATTTATAACCGCAATGCCCAGGCCTATCGCCAACGGATTCAGGCCCTGGATCAAAAATTAAAAACAGTCATCGCCACCTTACCGAAAAATCAACGCTATCTCGTCACCTGCGAAGGGGCCTTTGCCTATCTGGCCAAGGATTATGGCCTAGAAAACATCTACATCTGGCCCACCAACGCTGAGCAACAGGCCACACCCCAGCAGGTGAGTCGAGTGATTGAAACGGTTAAAGACAAGAAAATCCCAGCGGTTTTTTGTGAAAGTACCGTCAGCGATAAGGCCCAGCGCCAGGTGGCCCAGGAAAGTGGAGCCAAATTTGCGGGGGTGTTCTACGTCGATTCCCTCTCGCCTCCCGAGGGCCCAGCCCCGACCTATCTCCAGCTTTTAGAACACAATCTCAACACCCTAATTAACGGTTTATCTAATCCTTCTTAG
- a CDS encoding DUF29 domain-containing protein yields the protein MVTTSPVSYDQDFALWLESTVQLLKAGEFAGVDWEHLIEEIEGLTRSDKRELENRLITLFEHALKRCYVPFPDCYRGWDVTLLRTQKQIQRILKDSPSLRNYLREILEASYQEAWEDMSQEYDASFPDQYPFSKDLAILLSTSFWQ from the coding sequence ATGGTGACAACTTCTCCGGTATCCTATGACCAAGACTTTGCCCTTTGGCTGGAATCCACGGTGCAGCTGCTAAAAGCCGGGGAGTTTGCGGGGGTAGATTGGGAACATTTAATTGAGGAGATCGAAGGCTTGACCCGCAGTGATAAGCGTGAGCTAGAAAATCGCTTGATTACGCTGTTTGAACACGCCCTCAAACGATGTTATGTTCCCTTCCCAGACTGCTATCGGGGTTGGGACGTCACTCTCCTTCGTACTCAAAAGCAGATTCAGCGGATTCTCAAAGATTCTCCCAGTTTACGCAATTATCTGCGCGAGATTTTAGAAGCCTCGTACCAGGAGGCCTGGGAAGATATGAGCCAAGAATATGATGCTAGTTTTCCTGACCAATATCCCTTTAGCAAAGATCTGGCAATCCTGTTATCCACCTCCTTTTGGCAATGA
- a CDS encoding NAD(P)H-dependent oxidoreductase — protein MGPLHRILILFAHPALEKSRLNKIFLKAVQNLSGVTVHDLYEQYPSFHINIAQEQALLLTHDIIVFQHPIYWYSSPAILKEWQDLVLEHGFAYGKGGTALQGKKFLSAVTTGGGATAYSLDGLNRFTLRQFLLPFEQTAYLCGMDYLPPYVTFGTHQMQAPPTLQAQAQSYRQAIMALRDNRVHWDRLRQTAYFNEDLTQVIYGEATETDA, from the coding sequence ATGGGGCCGCTACATCGCATTCTGATCCTATTTGCCCATCCCGCCCTAGAGAAATCCCGCCTAAACAAAATTTTCCTCAAGGCGGTGCAAAATCTCTCCGGTGTTACGGTGCATGATCTTTACGAGCAATATCCTAGCTTTCATATCAATATTGCTCAGGAACAAGCTCTATTACTCACCCATGACATTATCGTCTTTCAGCATCCCATTTACTGGTATAGTAGTCCGGCTATTTTGAAAGAGTGGCAAGACTTGGTTCTAGAGCATGGTTTTGCCTATGGGAAAGGCGGGACAGCACTCCAGGGGAAAAAATTTCTGTCGGCGGTGACCACTGGGGGAGGGGCCACTGCCTATAGTCTAGATGGGCTCAATCGTTTTACCCTCCGACAATTCCTCTTGCCTTTTGAGCAAACGGCCTATCTGTGTGGGATGGATTATCTTCCCCCCTATGTAACCTTTGGAACCCACCAGATGCAAGCCCCCCCAACTCTCCAAGCCCAAGCGCAGAGCTATCGACAGGCAATTATGGCCCTACGGGATAATCGCGTTCATTGGGATCGGCTCCGGCAAACGGCCTATTTCAATGAGGATTTGACCCAGGTGATTTACGGTGAGGCGACTGAGACCGATGCATAA
- the kefC gene encoding glutathione-regulated potassium-efflux system protein KefC: protein MHNQDFFFQAFIYLGAAVISVPIAKRLGLGSVLGYLMAGILIGPFGFHLVGQNGEDVLHFAEFGVVMMLFLVGLELQPALLWRLRVPILGLGGLQVLGTSLVVASLGLLIGLPWQSSLAVGLILAMSSTAIVLQTLNEKGWMKTEAGQSAFSVLLFQDIAVIPILALLPLLAITPTHQARLVSSTASPWLNVAQTTQASLPPWQQTLLVIVTVGGIILAGRFLMQPVFRFIATTGLRELFTATALFLVIAITLAMNAVGLSPALGTFVAGVVLAENEYRHELETDIEPFKGLLLGLFFISVGASIDFSLLFQNPWLILSLVIGLALIKGLVLFVLSRIFRLELGQGLLFSFALAQGGEFAFVLFSFTLQNNVLTSAITAPLVVAIALSMALTPVLIIGYEQWVYPRFRLLQPDREADLIDEDNPVIIAGFGRFGQIVGRLLIANGVRVTILDHDPSHIDLLRRFGWKVFYGDAARIDLLRAAGIGHARLLIIAIDEPEKTLGIIHAVQKYFPQIQILARATNRQHAYDLIRAGVQVIERETFGSSLAMGVTALQLLGMRAYKAQRVAQTFKDHDEQVLREMAFMAGDKIQLMARSRQMNEELAQLLQSDDQEIAHLIDHAWDASSLYAEGKDESPREATPG from the coding sequence ATGCATAATCAAGATTTTTTCTTTCAGGCGTTTATTTATCTAGGGGCGGCAGTTATCTCCGTACCCATTGCCAAACGATTGGGGCTAGGCTCCGTACTCGGCTATCTGATGGCCGGTATCCTGATTGGCCCCTTCGGCTTTCATTTAGTTGGCCAAAATGGGGAGGATGTCCTGCACTTTGCTGAGTTTGGCGTGGTCATGATGCTCTTTTTGGTGGGACTGGAGTTACAGCCGGCGTTACTTTGGCGTTTGCGGGTGCCGATTCTTGGCCTGGGAGGACTCCAGGTTCTGGGAACATCCCTTGTTGTGGCTAGCTTGGGACTGTTGATCGGTTTACCCTGGCAAAGTTCTCTAGCAGTGGGCTTAATTTTAGCAATGTCTTCTACTGCTATTGTCTTGCAGACCTTAAACGAAAAAGGATGGATGAAAACCGAGGCAGGCCAATCAGCCTTTTCCGTACTCTTATTTCAAGACATTGCAGTGATTCCCATTTTGGCGCTGTTGCCCCTCCTCGCCATTACTCCAACGCATCAGGCCCGTCTCGTCAGCAGCACTGCATCCCCTTGGCTGAACGTGGCCCAGACCACTCAGGCCAGTTTACCGCCTTGGCAACAAACCCTATTGGTGATAGTCACGGTCGGCGGCATTATCCTGGCAGGTCGTTTTTTGATGCAACCCGTGTTTCGCTTCATTGCCACAACCGGCTTGAGGGAACTGTTCACCGCCACAGCTCTCTTCCTGGTCATTGCCATTACCCTGGCGATGAATGCCGTTGGCCTTTCACCGGCCCTTGGCACGTTTGTGGCGGGTGTTGTCTTAGCAGAAAATGAGTACCGCCACGAACTTGAAACCGATATTGAACCCTTTAAAGGCCTGTTATTGGGGCTATTTTTTATTTCCGTGGGGGCCAGTATTGATTTCAGCTTATTATTTCAAAATCCCTGGCTGATCCTTAGCCTTGTCATCGGTCTGGCCCTGATTAAAGGGCTAGTGCTCTTTGTTTTAAGTCGGATCTTTCGCCTAGAGTTGGGCCAGGGTCTACTCTTTAGCTTTGCTTTGGCTCAAGGGGGAGAATTTGCCTTTGTACTCTTTTCCTTTACGCTCCAGAATAATGTCTTAACCTCAGCGATTACCGCACCGCTCGTGGTCGCCATTGCCCTTTCCATGGCCTTGACCCCCGTGCTAATTATTGGCTATGAACAATGGGTTTATCCTCGCTTTCGCTTGCTTCAACCGGACAGAGAAGCCGATCTCATTGATGAGGATAACCCGGTCATTATTGCGGGCTTTGGTCGTTTTGGACAAATCGTCGGACGTTTGTTAATTGCCAATGGGGTGCGCGTCACCATTTTAGACCATGATCCTAGCCACATTGATTTGTTGCGACGCTTTGGTTGGAAAGTATTTTATGGTGATGCCGCCCGGATCGACCTATTGCGGGCAGCGGGAATTGGGCATGCCCGTTTACTGATCATTGCCATTGATGAACCCGAAAAAACCCTCGGCATTATCCACGCGGTACAAAAATATTTTCCCCAGATTCAGATCCTGGCCCGAGCGACCAACCGCCAACATGCCTATGACCTCATCCGGGCAGGGGTACAGGTCATTGAACGAGAGACCTTTGGCTCTTCGTTAGCCATGGGTGTAACCGCCTTACAGCTATTGGGAATGCGGGCCTATAAAGCTCAGCGAGTGGCTCAAACCTTTAAGGATCACGATGAACAGGTGCTACGGGAAATGGCTTTCATGGCAGGAGATAAAATCCAACTAATGGCCCGTTCCCGTCAAATGAACGAAGAATTAGCTCAATTACTACAATCGGATGATCAGGAGATTGCTCACCTTATCGATCATGCCTGGGATGCGTCCAGTCTTTATGCCGAGGGGAAGGATGAGAGCCCAAGGGAAGCGACCCCAGGATAA
- the eno gene encoding phosphopyruvate hydratase, which produces MLSKVPAKIEAIAAREILDSRGRPTIEAEVRLESGAYGIAQVPSGASTGSFEAHELRDNDSHRYAGKGVEKAVRNVIEKIAPVVEGLDAFDQLAVDQAMIDRDGTANKKELGANAILGVSLANAKAAAAELELPLYRYLGGPLANVLPVPMMNVINGGAHADNNVDFQEFMIMPVGAETFKEALRWGAEVFAVLGKVLKERKLLSGGVGDEGGYAPNLQSNQQALDILIEAIETAGYKAGSQIALAMDIASSEFFNNGQYTYDGAPHSPQEFIEYQAALVSQYPIVSIEDGLQEDDWDNWQAMTQALGSKTQLVGDDLMVTNPIRLQKSIDLGVANAILIKLNQIGSLSETLETISLATRSSYRSVISHRSGETEDTTIADLAVATRAGQIKTGSLCRSERVAKYNRLLRIEDELGARAIYAPKLGLGPKHG; this is translated from the coding sequence ATGTTAAGTAAAGTCCCCGCCAAGATTGAGGCGATCGCCGCCCGCGAGATTTTAGATTCCCGTGGCCGTCCCACTATTGAAGCTGAAGTGAGATTAGAAAGCGGTGCCTATGGTATTGCTCAAGTCCCCAGTGGAGCATCAACAGGGAGTTTTGAAGCCCATGAACTGCGGGATAATGACTCCCATCGCTACGCTGGCAAAGGGGTCGAAAAAGCCGTCCGCAATGTCATCGAAAAAATTGCTCCAGTCGTGGAAGGGCTCGATGCCTTTGACCAATTGGCCGTTGACCAAGCCATGATTGACCGAGACGGAACAGCGAACAAGAAAGAATTAGGGGCCAATGCGATTTTGGGCGTTTCCCTAGCCAATGCCAAAGCTGCCGCCGCTGAACTAGAACTCCCCCTTTACCGCTATCTGGGCGGCCCCTTAGCCAACGTTTTACCCGTACCGATGATGAACGTGATTAACGGGGGGGCCCATGCTGATAATAATGTAGACTTTCAAGAATTTATGATCATGCCCGTCGGGGCCGAGACCTTTAAGGAGGCCCTGCGCTGGGGGGCAGAAGTCTTTGCCGTCCTGGGGAAAGTCCTCAAAGAGCGTAAACTCCTCTCCGGCGGCGTCGGGGATGAAGGCGGGTACGCACCGAATCTGCAATCCAATCAACAGGCCCTGGATATCCTGATCGAGGCCATTGAAACCGCTGGCTATAAAGCCGGTTCCCAGATTGCCCTGGCCATGGACATTGCTTCTAGTGAGTTTTTCAACAACGGTCAGTATACCTACGATGGCGCTCCCCACTCCCCCCAGGAATTTATCGAGTACCAAGCTGCATTAGTGAGTCAATACCCGATTGTCTCCATTGAAGACGGGCTCCAGGAAGATGATTGGGACAACTGGCAAGCCATGACCCAGGCCCTGGGGAGCAAAACCCAACTGGTGGGGGATGACCTAATGGTGACAAATCCGATCCGTCTGCAAAAATCCATTGATCTGGGTGTTGCCAACGCCATTCTAATCAAGCTCAATCAGATTGGTTCCTTGAGCGAAACCCTCGAAACCATCTCCCTGGCTACCCGCTCTAGCTATCGCTCGGTGATTTCCCACCGTTCTGGTGAAACCGAGGATACCACCATTGCCGACTTGGCCGTGGCTACCCGAGCTGGTCAGATTAAAACCGGTTCTCTTTGCCGTTCTGAACGGGTTGCTAAATACAATCGCCTACTCCGTATTGAGGATGAGTTGGGCGCTCGGGCCATTTACGCCCCTAAACTGGGTCTTGGCCCTAAACACGGCTAG